The DNA window TTCCTCAAGCATTGCGATGCGGCGCTCTGTGGAGCGGCATCCGTTTTTGGACATGCCGGTGGTTCGGTGAGAAGTTAGGAGAAGTGCACTATGAGCAGAAAAGACAAGCTCGCGGCGGCCCTGCTGGCCATCTTCCTGGGTGGGCTGGGCATTCACAAGTTTTACTTAGGGATGAAGTGGTGGGGGCTGTTCTACCTGCTGTTCTGCTGGACGGGGATCCCGGCGATTGTCGGCTTTATCGAAGGTATTATTTATCTGTTCCAGTCGGAAGAGAAATTCAACCAGAAATACAATTCTGGTCTGATTTAATGCTTTTTCTGGCGGCGCTTCCTGTTAAGGGAAGCGCCGTTTTTCATTCCGTTACTGTTTCTTCATCATCATCTTGCCGCGCATTTCTTTGCTCATCATTTTATTCGAGCTGGAAATCACGCAGTTATATTGCTTGCCTTGGTTAATGATCATAAAGGTGCTGACCGGATCTTTAAAATTCTTGTCGATGGTGAAATAAATATACGCCTGTGGCAGCGCCGCCGGTTTAAAGGCGCCGAAGGCATACACATCCGCCAGGCCCAGCGCGGAGAGATCGACCGTCAGCTCCATCGGTTTCATGGAATCCGGCGATGGGAACATCGACTTGGCCGACATCATCATGGTGCTGCTGTTGATGGTGTAATCGGTTTTGACCTTCATGCCCATATATTTCGATTCCGGCATGGAAAGTTCTTTTTTGCAGGCGGCGTCATGCTGCGGCGCCGGGCTGCCATTTTCCATCACGGCGTGCACGTGTTCCAGCATCACCGCCGCGCTGCCGGTGGTAGGCTGCGCATCGGCCGCGTAAGCCACGCCGCTGAAGGCGGCCACAGAGGTAAGGATAATGCCTGTAACGATTTTCATTGTCGCTCTCCGGAATGCTAATAATGATATTAATTGCGGTGTGTAGCCTATTGGCTTGATAAAACGCAAAGTTACCCCGTTCCATGGAGATAAAGCCTCCTCGGAATATTGTCGATAAAATATTTCCTCGCCCGTTAAAAAGCGGACTTTTTTAATTGCTGTCAGTGTCTTTGCCTGTGTCCAACTGCATATAAATAGTATGTCTAAACATAGTCAATGTTTGGAATATGCACAAATTATTGCAGTTTTTTTCCGCTTTCCTTTTCCGGTTTTTAACAAGGGGTAAATATTATATTGATATACAGGCAGTTATCTTTTTACGTTAAAGGCACTCTGTGAAGCGTTATTTATGTGATCTTTATAGTCACAGAAATAACTCTGAAATTATTATCTTTCTATTTAACGGCTAATTATTCATGGCATAGGCTTCAACCCCTGACGTTTCCTGCGCTAGAATCAGGCGGCCGCTCTCTGTTGAAACAAGGATATCGCCATGGCCGCCTGGGCCCTTTTGATCGTCGGTTGGTTGCTGATTTGGCAGGATTACCCGATTCTCGGCGCGCTGTGCATCGCGCTGTTTGCCCTGCTGCAGTGGACGAAATACGCCGCTAAAGGCGCGCAACAACCCGAGGGGCAGGCCGCTGAGTGGCGCAAGACCGACTGGCGTTCGCAACCGATTGAGATGGCGCACGCCGGTGACAGCGACCGGCAGATCGGCGGCGTAGGGGAGCTGGGCATGGGCGGCCCCAACTTTTGGACGCTGCTGCTGCGCGACGGAGCGATTGTGCAGGGCGCCTGTGCGGCGCCGCAGGACGTGGATGATGGCAAGCTGCGCCTGATCCCGACCCGCAGCCGCGAGGGTGAGGGGCTGACGGTATACGAACCCGCCGCCCGGGCGATGTACGCGCTGCCTGCGCTGACCGATCGCGAACAGAAAGCCTTGGCCGCCGGTGCCGCTGAGGCGCTGGTGCGGCTGCGGGCGAGGTGTCGGCAGGTGGAGGCTACGCCGTTGCATCCGGTGCGTGGCCTGTGGGTGCCGCAGTGGGTGGAGGATCCGGCGGATCGTCTGGAGATCGCCTTGCCCAGCGGCCGCACGCTGGCGGCGCGTTCGCGGTTACCGGCGGATCTGCGCCAGGCGGACGATCCCGCCGCGCTGCTGCACGCGCCGCCTTATGAGCTGTTGTTGGATAACCGGCCGACCGATCTCTTGGTACGCGATCTCGAACGCGTGACGGAATCCCCGACGGGCGACGGCTTGAGCGTCGGCGGCTGCCAGTTCCGCGGCGAGCAGATCGTTGACGGTCTGTACCATCTGTATTTTGCCGGCGAGTGGTTCAGCCTACTCTCTTACGCGCATAAACCGGCGGGCGGGCGCGGGGCGGACACCACCTTTTTCGTCGAGCGGGTAGAGCCGCAGGATGGCGGGGTGTTCGTGATTGAATGGGATGCCTACAGCGTGGGGCCGGACGGGCGCGAGCCGCGCGTGGCGGCTCCGCCGGTTCTGGTTGTCGCGGTAAGCTGGCAGGACGCGCCACTGCAGCTGCCCACGGCCAATAACCGCATGACCGTGCGCTTGCCCAACGCCACGACATGATGCTTAAGGCAGCACCCTGACTTCGCCGTTCTGCAGGGTCAGCACGGCGATCGGGCTGCCGGAGAAGCATTCCCTGAACGTCCAACCGCTGGGCCGAAACGCCGCCGCTGGCAGCCCGGCTTGCCACTC is part of the Serratia surfactantfaciens genome and encodes:
- a CDS encoding TM2 domain-containing protein — translated: MSRKDKLAAALLAIFLGGLGIHKFYLGMKWWGLFYLLFCWTGIPAIVGFIEGIIYLFQSEEKFNQKYNSGLI